A portion of the Pseudomonas sp. GR 6-02 genome contains these proteins:
- a CDS encoding dermonecrotic toxin domain-containing protein yields the protein MESNKLESVSNKFIGVNEAVEQLSEQLSLIPSFASLLQDCLAEDMWRLVPELYVSRVFINYRGAATAQEPTGSLNNVLMECLLRGSAPNYNPDQYGVYDWLNDTDESARHADLDIGTVSQFIAELLRTLPAKFVVALDQYWARNMGNNVMRKGLLRSYAVKLFWQELNSVTQEGGVTPEDEKKIFALTGPLVPSAFYGVAVQLHDGVFKTLASAFVMRLDGQSSGAIVPAADSAMILYTANAGVEKFATSAALHQEVRKRLSTPASRGELLKDLAVEDAQKVEADPEIRYPRIDTDVFGVGTDALLAKQRADISRQLKGLSGSRTDKENVIREVNALLPLKELLENAKHRTAALIKLISKNAWPEWLKRSSERDQKIYVDLERTLLQSEVDLHQRVGHVASLKAYTRNSVQDFIFRRAALHVDPDFVLVTLNYNFRMGVKEIRHQETKTLTELFMYGLHDKAARYQLKINGEHARDLTPSFIESAIETLDVRMKYAALRNAAYKEPEVQDAIHENLARVTALSVFAAGLQGHLKVQSLDMVKRCNLGDTSLTTHGLSFRDDYQAFKELTVYTSKSNGALVPCVLYAPGAPGGKDWFEFDNVWLLKEHVAKWVLVPGGKDYLIDQCHLKDRSKLVDEIDKSGAAAIAGQGSRINTVTWLSLPQRRFEDSVRQLLAWAQYEVEFVTPGWFRQAKLSERQCLARLTTEQSAIYELAKDKVNVQPFQVFARELVKKQVNDYLRRSGPHPEIDPDQVEITIAGHQPMTLTQLFINWEIWRSDTSSFVKALAWFDTVVKSLVNVRDQLRTATFRSRDGTSVGRLSATVINDLIGVLPGDQYIDYLKRTFLNPGVGDLSTRPEVYGKLKQNKLQFDALTQRMQGNLSVEQYTWLNAVLEELHITANTANGEVYRFVVNGKRVEGGYVFARKGTTEKIIYLPAAYDGKNFVSLESYAAELKMHARWDIVKSVRSRDQEVVRAYLFEVLKGYHDFTLTPGRPIRLSDDYAPMIELFIAETDDQTTSLSEAFWRDTLIVAEFAVDIVSLFIPPVGVAATLLKATRSIVLGVIAHHNGYEKQANGHFSAAWVGLISLYVGTVAGIGGANAGLSLLSRINDFAGIVSTVTGVEVGVNYLTYVAGRSLANTTGSVTTSVR from the coding sequence ATGGAAAGTAATAAACTCGAATCGGTTTCAAATAAATTTATCGGCGTAAACGAGGCCGTTGAACAATTGTCCGAGCAATTGAGCCTCATCCCGTCATTTGCGTCTTTGCTACAAGATTGTCTGGCGGAGGACATGTGGCGGTTGGTGCCGGAACTCTATGTTTCCAGGGTGTTTATCAATTATCGCGGTGCTGCGACTGCCCAAGAGCCGACAGGCTCACTGAATAATGTATTGATGGAGTGTCTGCTGCGCGGAAGTGCACCGAATTATAATCCAGACCAATATGGTGTGTACGATTGGCTGAACGATACGGACGAAAGCGCCCGACACGCTGATCTGGATATTGGGACAGTGAGTCAATTTATCGCCGAATTGCTCCGGACGTTGCCTGCAAAGTTTGTCGTGGCGCTGGATCAGTACTGGGCACGTAATATGGGCAACAACGTGATGCGTAAAGGCCTTCTGCGAAGTTATGCAGTCAAACTCTTCTGGCAGGAATTGAATAGCGTAACGCAAGAGGGCGGTGTCACACCGGAAGACGAAAAAAAGATTTTCGCGTTGACCGGTCCTCTGGTTCCCAGCGCATTTTATGGCGTTGCTGTCCAACTGCACGATGGCGTCTTCAAAACATTGGCTTCGGCTTTTGTCATGCGTCTGGATGGTCAGTCGTCAGGGGCGATTGTTCCTGCGGCGGACAGTGCCATGATTTTATATACGGCGAACGCAGGGGTGGAAAAGTTCGCTACGTCGGCAGCGCTGCATCAAGAAGTCCGGAAACGCCTGAGTACGCCAGCGAGTCGTGGCGAATTGCTGAAGGACTTGGCAGTTGAAGACGCGCAGAAGGTCGAGGCTGATCCAGAGATTCGTTATCCACGAATTGATACGGATGTATTCGGTGTTGGCACAGACGCGCTGTTGGCAAAGCAACGTGCTGACATCAGTCGTCAACTCAAGGGGTTGAGTGGCTCGCGCACGGACAAGGAGAATGTGATCCGAGAAGTTAACGCCCTCCTGCCCTTGAAGGAGCTGCTTGAAAATGCGAAACATCGCACCGCCGCGCTGATCAAGTTGATCAGTAAAAATGCGTGGCCTGAATGGTTGAAGCGCAGTAGCGAAAGGGACCAGAAGATTTATGTCGATCTGGAGCGCACCCTGCTTCAAAGTGAAGTAGATCTGCATCAACGAGTGGGTCATGTCGCGTCGCTGAAAGCCTATACACGAAACAGTGTTCAAGACTTTATTTTTCGGCGTGCTGCACTGCATGTCGATCCTGATTTTGTCCTCGTGACCTTGAACTACAATTTCCGTATGGGCGTGAAGGAAATCAGGCATCAAGAAACGAAAACGTTAACCGAACTTTTTATGTACGGTTTGCATGATAAAGCCGCCCGCTATCAGCTCAAGATCAACGGCGAACATGCGCGGGATTTGACCCCTTCATTCATCGAGTCGGCCATCGAAACGCTCGATGTGCGGATGAAGTACGCAGCGCTGCGGAACGCTGCCTATAAAGAGCCAGAAGTACAAGACGCTATCCATGAAAACCTGGCAAGAGTGACGGCCTTGTCGGTATTCGCCGCCGGGCTGCAAGGTCATTTGAAGGTGCAAAGTCTGGATATGGTGAAACGTTGCAATCTCGGCGATACATCATTGACCACTCATGGTCTTTCTTTTCGTGATGATTATCAGGCATTCAAGGAACTCACCGTTTATACGTCTAAAAGCAATGGTGCGCTTGTTCCTTGTGTGTTATATGCGCCAGGCGCGCCGGGAGGTAAAGACTGGTTTGAGTTCGATAATGTTTGGTTGCTCAAGGAGCACGTTGCGAAATGGGTGCTTGTTCCGGGCGGTAAGGATTACTTGATCGATCAATGCCATTTGAAGGATCGCAGCAAGCTGGTTGACGAAATAGATAAATCTGGAGCAGCGGCCATAGCTGGTCAAGGGTCAAGAATCAATACCGTTACATGGCTGTCTCTTCCCCAAAGACGCTTCGAAGACAGTGTCAGGCAGTTACTGGCATGGGCGCAGTACGAGGTCGAATTTGTTACGCCTGGTTGGTTCAGGCAAGCGAAGCTGTCTGAACGGCAATGCCTGGCTCGACTGACTACTGAACAAAGCGCCATTTATGAACTGGCGAAAGATAAGGTGAATGTACAGCCGTTTCAGGTGTTTGCTCGGGAATTGGTGAAAAAGCAAGTCAATGACTATTTACGCCGCTCGGGGCCACACCCGGAAATCGATCCGGACCAGGTTGAGATCACAATTGCAGGTCATCAGCCAATGACCCTGACTCAACTGTTTATTAATTGGGAAATCTGGCGCAGCGACACCAGTTCTTTTGTAAAGGCTCTTGCGTGGTTTGACACGGTGGTCAAAAGTCTGGTCAATGTTCGTGATCAATTGAGAACGGCTACGTTCAGGTCAAGAGACGGCACCTCGGTGGGAAGGCTGAGTGCAACAGTGATCAACGACTTGATTGGAGTGTTGCCAGGGGATCAATACATCGATTATTTGAAGCGCACTTTCCTCAATCCCGGGGTCGGAGATCTGTCAACAAGACCTGAGGTGTATGGCAAGCTCAAGCAAAACAAACTCCAGTTCGATGCTCTGACTCAGAGAATGCAAGGCAATTTGAGCGTGGAGCAATATACCTGGCTGAATGCGGTGCTCGAAGAGTTGCACATTACTGCAAATACTGCCAATGGCGAAGTCTACAGGTTTGTCGTCAACGGCAAGCGCGTTGAAGGTGGGTACGTCTTTGCTCGCAAAGGCACAACTGAAAAGATTATTTATCTGCCAGCGGCTTACGATGGCAAGAACTTTGTTTCACTGGAATCCTATGCCGCGGAACTGAAGATGCACGCGCGATGGGATATTGTTAAAAGTGTCCGAAGTAGAGATCAAGAGGTTGTGCGCGCTTATTTGTTCGAGGTTCTGAAAGGATACCATGATTTCACGCTAACACCCGGACGGCCTATCCGCTTATCGGATGACTACGCGCCGATGATCGAGCTTTTCATCGCCGAGACGGATGACCAGACGACCAGTCTTTCCGAAGCATTCTGGCGCGACACGCTAATTGTTGCCGAATTTGCGGTGGACATTGTTTCGCTCTTCATTCCACCGGTCGGGGTCGCAGCCACGTTATTGAAGGCAACGCGATCAATTGTGCTAGGGGTAATCGCTCACCACAACGGGTATGAAAAACAGGCAAACGGGCATTTTTCAGCTGCATGGGTCGGGTTGATTTCTCTCTATGTGGGTACCGTTGCGGGCATTGGCGGTGCAAATGCCGGCCTGAGTCTCCTTTCCAGAATCAACGATTTTGCCGGAATCGTTTCAACCGTTACCGGTGTTGAGGTCGGCGTAAATTATCTGACCTATGTGGCGGGTCGGTCTCTCGCGAATACAACCGGTTCGGTAACAACCTCTGTTCGCTGA
- the maiA gene encoding maleylacetoacetate isomerase — translation MELYTYYRSTSSFRVRIALALKGLDYQALPVNLIAPQGGEHRQPAYLGINPQGRVPALRTDEGELLIQSPAIIEYLEERYPQVPLLSKDLAARAHERGVAAVIGCDVHPLHNVSVLNKLRQLGHDEPQVVEWIGHWISQGLATVEQLIGDAGYCFGDQPGLADVYLIPQLYAAERFNISLDAYPRIRRVAALAAQHPAFIKAHPANQPDTP, via the coding sequence ATGGAACTCTATACCTATTACCGTTCGACCTCGTCTTTCCGGGTACGCATTGCGCTGGCGTTGAAGGGGCTGGATTACCAGGCACTGCCGGTCAACCTGATCGCACCGCAGGGGGGCGAACATCGCCAGCCGGCGTATCTGGGCATCAACCCGCAAGGCCGGGTGCCGGCCTTGCGCACCGATGAAGGCGAATTGCTGATCCAGTCACCGGCGATCATCGAGTACCTGGAGGAACGTTATCCACAGGTGCCGCTGCTGTCCAAAGACCTCGCCGCCCGCGCCCACGAGCGTGGAGTGGCGGCGGTGATCGGCTGCGACGTTCACCCACTGCACAACGTCAGCGTGCTCAATAAGCTGCGGCAGTTGGGGCACGATGAGCCGCAAGTGGTCGAGTGGATCGGTCACTGGATCAGTCAAGGGTTGGCGACGGTGGAGCAGTTGATCGGTGACGCCGGTTATTGCTTCGGCGATCAACCGGGGCTGGCGGACGTTTACCTGATCCCGCAGCTGTATGCGGCCGAGCGTTTCAATATTTCACTGGACGCCTACCCGCGTATTCGTCGAGTGGCAGCGTTGGCGGCGCAACATCCGGCGTTCATCAAGGCGCATCCGGCGAATCAGCCCGATACCCCTTGA
- a CDS encoding SirB1 family protein, whose amino-acid sequence MTPRQRFFDCLQRSPPALFEAALWIAVEHDKELNPETVLADFKDLQQRVSYGLPMLPVNELAQPLLRRMNDLGFAQDDFTPLRPQVALLHKVLERRRGQPLALGLIALELARRLEIPMVGVNFPGHFLLRVQGADHLLDPCGGRRLYPNDCRELLQRQYGPNMQLSAEHLQTAEPAQMLQRLSRNLRQLYLTNDDYIDALIDAERVLELGNANASDYLARASLYQRLDCPNAERFDLEHALLLCDDPIQRIRLTERLGHLPPNAIVH is encoded by the coding sequence ATGACCCCGCGCCAACGCTTTTTCGACTGTCTGCAACGATCACCGCCCGCGCTGTTCGAGGCGGCGTTGTGGATCGCCGTCGAACACGATAAAGAGCTGAATCCCGAAACTGTGCTGGCGGACTTCAAGGACCTGCAACAGCGGGTCAGCTACGGATTGCCGATGCTGCCGGTAAATGAGTTGGCGCAACCGTTGTTGCGGCGCATGAATGACCTGGGGTTCGCCCAGGACGACTTCACGCCCTTGCGCCCGCAAGTGGCGTTGCTCCATAAAGTGCTGGAACGCCGGCGCGGCCAGCCATTGGCGCTGGGCCTGATTGCCCTGGAGCTGGCCAGAAGACTGGAAATCCCCATGGTCGGGGTCAACTTCCCCGGGCATTTCCTGCTGCGGGTGCAAGGCGCCGATCACCTGCTCGACCCGTGCGGCGGGCGCCGGCTGTACCCCAACGATTGCCGTGAACTGCTGCAACGCCAGTACGGCCCGAACATGCAGCTCAGCGCCGAGCATTTGCAGACCGCCGAACCTGCGCAGATGCTGCAACGGCTGTCACGCAACCTGCGCCAGTTGTACCTCACGAACGATGACTACATCGACGCCCTGATCGACGCCGAGCGCGTGCTGGAGCTGGGCAACGCCAACGCCTCCGACTACCTGGCCCGGGCCAGCCTCTATCAACGGCTGGACTGCCCGAATGCCGAGCGTTTTGACCTGGAACACGCGCTACTGCTCTGCGACGACCCGATCCAGCGGATTCGCCTGACCGAACGGTTGGGGCACTTGCCGCCCAACGCCATCGTCCACTGA
- a CDS encoding LuxR C-terminal-related transcriptional regulator, with amino-acid sequence MTAMTPCLDRSGFLPRLSSHHLSRARLTEPLLTSTARVKLLCAPAGSGKSALLAECLLRAPSRCRVHWLPLSGGVSSAADFRHRLAEALGLASSGETELLSNLARLQAPTWLFLDDYCRLPNPELDSLLDRMLAIGSPMLTWWLGTRRRPQCNWPRLLLDDELYECESASLAFTSGEVEQLLRPWVPDQANKVASRVIQRTGGWCAGVRIALLQKCDWSRQDTPQGRADTLLDYLEHELFSSLTPELSEAWRVLAHLPRFNARLCDHLFGAGEGAQYLRTLQALGCFIEPWRDSTDWLQVFTPFTQLLRDEQWSAGRSWHRRACQWFCAEQDWKSAFEQALLAEEYEVAVSLLQHFSFEHLFEEQTVVLLLRLHEQQGEELMLGSPQLIGLITAASLFAGRFEQAGACIEQLSRFVPQPSAILQRQLIARWQAQQGWLLHLQGRMEGSRAHFLDALKDLGPELWTVRVMCLSGLTQQALLRGELEVAQAMNREALCLARAQGSLVFEGLLELDHAQLLEQRGALQRAEDLLANVHAMFTRQQRDAEPLLGRLALQRGRLNLSLGRDAQASELFESGLRICLRNHDKRVLYGFLGLAQLAANQRDYDLAFAHLRDAERLMQQRQSPDTVYRGVLLQVSSHFWLQQGRPELACEALSRVLRHYLGQARQAPPATLLLIARIEYLLVLAQVYLHRSEAPLNILARLLDQSKRSAQLTLEVELLFARAEVAWLNSDLVSANECLRSGLNLVERCGLRQALRELQLRQPDLLSALGMTEPNIEGVAYTGGNNPLSQREVEVLKLIALGNSNQQIAEQLFISLHTVKTHARRIHGKLGVERRTHAVAQARLLGLLA; translated from the coding sequence ATGACCGCCATGACCCCGTGTCTGGACCGTTCTGGATTCCTGCCCCGCCTGTCCTCTCATCACCTGTCGCGGGCTCGCTTGACCGAGCCGCTACTGACCTCAACGGCCCGGGTGAAATTACTCTGCGCCCCCGCCGGCAGCGGCAAGAGTGCGCTGCTCGCCGAGTGCCTGTTGCGGGCGCCATCCCGGTGCCGGGTGCATTGGCTGCCCTTGTCTGGCGGGGTGTCGAGCGCGGCTGATTTTCGTCATCGTCTGGCTGAGGCGCTGGGGTTGGCCTCGTCGGGTGAAACCGAATTGCTGAGCAATCTGGCGCGATTGCAGGCGCCGACCTGGCTGTTCCTCGATGACTACTGCCGTCTGCCGAACCCGGAGCTGGACTCGTTGCTGGATCGCATGTTGGCGATCGGCAGCCCGATGCTGACCTGGTGGCTCGGCACTCGCCGCCGGCCGCAATGCAACTGGCCACGGCTGTTGCTTGATGATGAATTGTACGAGTGCGAGAGCGCTTCGCTGGCTTTTACTTCAGGTGAAGTGGAGCAGCTGTTGCGTCCCTGGGTGCCGGATCAGGCCAACAAGGTGGCCAGTCGGGTCATCCAGCGCACCGGCGGCTGGTGTGCCGGTGTGCGGATCGCACTGTTGCAGAAGTGCGACTGGTCGCGTCAGGACACTCCCCAGGGACGGGCGGACACCTTGCTCGATTATCTGGAGCACGAGTTGTTCAGCTCGCTGACGCCTGAGTTGAGCGAGGCCTGGCGCGTGCTGGCCCACTTGCCACGCTTCAATGCCCGACTGTGCGATCACCTGTTTGGGGCCGGGGAGGGCGCGCAGTACCTGAGGACCTTGCAAGCACTGGGTTGTTTTATCGAACCCTGGCGCGACTCCACCGACTGGCTGCAGGTTTTCACCCCGTTCACCCAATTGCTGCGCGATGAGCAATGGTCGGCCGGACGCTCCTGGCATCGGCGGGCCTGCCAGTGGTTCTGCGCCGAGCAGGACTGGAAATCAGCCTTCGAACAGGCATTGCTCGCCGAGGAATACGAAGTGGCGGTCAGCCTGTTGCAGCACTTCAGTTTCGAGCATCTGTTCGAGGAGCAGACAGTGGTGCTGTTGTTGCGTCTGCATGAGCAACAAGGCGAGGAGCTGATGCTCGGCTCGCCGCAACTGATCGGGCTGATCACGGCGGCATCGCTGTTTGCGGGGCGGTTTGAGCAAGCCGGAGCCTGTATCGAGCAGTTGTCGCGATTCGTCCCGCAGCCGTCGGCGATTCTGCAACGGCAGCTGATCGCACGGTGGCAGGCCCAGCAGGGTTGGCTGTTGCATTTGCAGGGGCGGATGGAGGGCTCGCGTGCGCATTTTCTCGATGCGCTGAAGGACCTTGGTCCCGAACTCTGGACTGTACGTGTGATGTGCTTGTCGGGGCTGACCCAGCAAGCATTGCTGCGTGGGGAGCTGGAAGTCGCCCAGGCAATGAATCGTGAAGCGTTGTGCCTGGCGCGTGCGCAAGGTTCACTGGTTTTCGAAGGACTGCTGGAACTGGACCATGCGCAATTGCTGGAGCAGCGTGGAGCTCTCCAACGTGCCGAGGACTTGCTTGCCAATGTTCACGCCATGTTCACCAGGCAGCAACGCGATGCCGAACCTTTGCTCGGACGACTGGCGTTGCAGCGTGGCCGTTTGAATCTGTCCCTGGGACGCGATGCACAGGCGAGCGAGTTGTTTGAAAGTGGCTTGCGGATCTGCCTGCGCAATCACGACAAGCGGGTGCTGTACGGTTTTCTGGGGCTTGCGCAATTGGCGGCCAATCAACGTGACTATGACTTGGCATTTGCTCATCTGCGCGATGCTGAACGGTTGATGCAGCAGCGGCAGAGTCCTGACACCGTTTATCGTGGCGTACTGCTGCAAGTCAGCAGCCATTTCTGGCTGCAGCAGGGCCGGCCAGAACTCGCCTGTGAGGCGCTGAGTCGCGTCTTGCGCCACTATCTGGGCCAGGCGCGGCAAGCACCTCCGGCAACTTTGCTGCTGATTGCCCGGATTGAGTACCTGCTGGTGTTGGCCCAAGTCTATTTGCACCGGAGCGAGGCCCCATTGAACATCCTCGCTCGCCTGCTTGATCAGTCGAAGCGCTCCGCTCAGTTGACACTGGAGGTGGAACTGTTGTTCGCCAGGGCCGAAGTCGCCTGGTTGAATAGTGACCTGGTCAGTGCCAACGAGTGTTTACGCAGTGGATTAAATCTGGTGGAGCGATGTGGTTTGCGGCAGGCGCTGCGCGAACTTCAATTACGCCAGCCTGACCTGCTGTCGGCACTGGGAATGACGGAGCCGAACATTGAAGGCGTGGCATATACAGGAGGTAATAATCCGCTTAGTCAGCGCGAGGTCGAAGTACTAAAGTTGATTGCGTTGGGTAATTCGAATCAACAGATTGCCGAGCAATTATTCATCTCGTTACATACGGTGAAAACGCATGCTCGACGCATTCACGGTAAGTTGGGCGTTGAGCGCAGAACTCACGCAGTTGCCCAAGCACGATTGCTTGGGTTGTTGGCGTGA
- the fahA gene encoding fumarylacetoacetase — protein MTQTSITRSWVASANGHADFPLQNLPLGVFSVKGGAPRSGVAIGDHIFDLGAALDAGLFDDGAARTAVEATRGGQLNAFFELGREARVALRERLIELFKEGSTLHGKIEAQGAKLLPLAADCQMHLPAKINDYTDFYVGIEHAQNVGKLFRPDNPLLPNYKYVPIGYHGRASTIRPSGADVRRPKGQTLPAGQTEPTFGPCARLDYELELGIWIGPGNAMGDSIAIGDAADHIAGFCLLNDWSARDIQAWEYQPLGPFLSKSFITSISPWVVTAEALEPFRRAQPARPEGDPQPLPYLFDKRDQAAGAFDIELEVLLLTESMREQNLPAHRLTLSNTQHMYWTVAQMVAHHSVNGCQLQAGDLFGSGTLSGPESGQFGSLLEITEGGKKPIELASGEVRKFLEDGDEIILRGRCSREGFASIGFGECRGKVLPAR, from the coding sequence ATGACTCAGACTTCCATCACTCGTAGCTGGGTTGCCTCCGCCAACGGCCACGCGGATTTCCCGCTGCAAAACCTGCCGTTGGGTGTGTTCAGCGTGAAGGGCGGAGCGCCGCGCAGTGGCGTGGCGATCGGCGACCATATCTTTGATCTGGGAGCGGCACTCGATGCCGGGCTGTTCGACGACGGTGCCGCGCGGACCGCCGTCGAAGCCACCCGTGGCGGCCAGTTGAATGCATTTTTCGAGCTGGGTCGCGAGGCTCGCGTCGCCCTGCGTGAACGCTTGATCGAGTTGTTCAAGGAAGGCAGCACCCTGCACGGCAAGATCGAAGCCCAAGGCGCAAAACTGCTGCCGCTGGCGGCGGATTGCCAGATGCACCTGCCGGCGAAGATCAACGACTACACCGACTTCTACGTTGGCATCGAGCACGCACAGAATGTCGGCAAACTGTTCCGCCCGGATAACCCGTTGCTGCCGAACTACAAGTACGTGCCGATCGGTTACCACGGCCGCGCCTCGACCATTCGTCCGTCCGGCGCCGACGTGCGGCGTCCGAAAGGCCAGACCCTGCCGGCCGGTCAGACCGAGCCGACGTTTGGCCCGTGCGCACGCCTGGATTACGAACTGGAGCTGGGCATCTGGATTGGCCCGGGCAATGCCATGGGCGACTCGATCGCCATCGGTGACGCCGCCGATCACATCGCCGGTTTCTGCCTGCTCAACGACTGGTCGGCGCGGGATATCCAGGCCTGGGAATACCAGCCGCTGGGGCCGTTCCTGTCCAAGAGTTTCATCACCAGCATTTCGCCGTGGGTGGTGACGGCCGAAGCGCTGGAACCGTTCCGTCGTGCGCAGCCGGCGCGCCCGGAAGGCGACCCGCAGCCGCTGCCTTACCTGTTCGACAAACGTGATCAGGCGGCCGGTGCCTTCGACATCGAACTCGAAGTGCTGCTGCTGACCGAATCGATGCGCGAACAGAATCTGCCGGCCCATCGCCTGACCCTCAGCAATACCCAACACATGTACTGGACCGTTGCGCAGATGGTGGCGCACCACAGTGTCAACGGTTGCCAGTTGCAGGCCGGCGACCTGTTCGGTTCGGGCACGCTGTCCGGCCCTGAAAGCGGTCAGTTCGGCAGCCTGCTGGAAATCACCGAGGGCGGTAAAAAGCCGATCGAACTGGCCTCGGGTGAGGTGCGTAAATTCCTCGAGGATGGCGACGAAATCATCCTGCGGGGACGTTGCAGCCGTGAGGGTTTTGCTTCCATCGGTTTCGGCGAGTGCCGCGGCAAAGTGCTGCCGGCGCGCTAA
- a CDS encoding IclR family transcriptional regulator, which translates to MTSESNGKQKVRSAEVGTDILKALAELSPSTSLSRLAEHVQMPASKVHRYLQALIASGFAEQNPATNHYGLGREALRVGLAALNSMDVLKVAALPLAELRDDLNETCFLAVWGNQGATVVHIEPAVRAVTVVTQLGSVLPLLSSSTGLVFGAYLPKRETVDLRDQELHNTTDHILADDQTYAALCEQIRERGLHHVHGLLMPGVDALSAPVFNAVGQVAAVMTIVGPTSLFHADENGPAAQRLLAATRAVSWRMGYQVET; encoded by the coding sequence ATGACCAGCGAAAGCAACGGTAAACAGAAAGTCCGCTCGGCCGAAGTCGGCACCGACATCCTCAAGGCCCTCGCCGAGCTGTCGCCCTCGACCTCGCTGTCGCGTCTGGCCGAACACGTGCAGATGCCGGCGAGCAAGGTTCACCGTTATCTACAAGCGCTGATCGCCAGCGGTTTTGCCGAGCAGAACCCCGCCACCAACCATTACGGCCTGGGCCGTGAAGCGCTGCGAGTCGGCCTGGCTGCCCTGAACAGTATGGACGTGCTGAAAGTCGCCGCTCTGCCTCTGGCCGAGTTGCGTGATGACTTGAATGAAACCTGTTTTTTAGCGGTGTGGGGCAATCAGGGCGCGACGGTGGTGCACATCGAGCCGGCGGTGCGAGCGGTGACGGTGGTCACGCAATTGGGCTCGGTATTGCCGTTACTCAGTTCATCCACTGGCCTGGTATTTGGCGCTTACCTACCAAAGCGGGAAACCGTGGACTTGCGCGATCAGGAACTTCACAACACCACTGACCACATCTTGGCGGACGATCAGACCTATGCAGCCTTATGCGAACAGATCCGCGAACGCGGCCTGCATCATGTGCATGGGTTGCTGATGCCGGGAGTGGATGCGTTGTCGGCACCGGTGTTCAACGCTGTCGGCCAGGTGGCGGCGGTGATGACCATCGTCGGCCCGACCTCGTTGTTCCATGCCGACGAAAACGGCCCGGCGGCGCAGCGATTGCTGGCAGCGACGCGGGCCGTGAGTTGGCGGATGGGTTACCAGGTTGAAACGTGA
- the hmgA gene encoding homogentisate 1,2-dioxygenase codes for MNLDSTAPALAYQSGFGNEFSSEALPGALPIGQNSPQKAPYGLYTELFSGTAFTMARSEARRTWMYRIQPSANHPAFVKLDRQLAGGPLGEVTPNRLRWNPLDIPTEPTDFIDGLVSMAANSGADKPAGISIYNYRANRSMERVFFNADGELLLVPELGRLRIATELGVLELEPLEIAVLPRGLKFRIELLDPQARGYVAENHGAPLRLPDLGPIGSNGLANPRDFLTPVAHYENLKQPTTLVQKFLGQLWGCELDHSPLNVVAWHGNNVPYKYDLRRFNTIGTVSFDHPDPSIFTVLTSPTSVHGLANLDFVIFPPRWMVAEKTFRPPWFHRNLMNEYMGLIKGEYDAKAEGFVPGGASLHSCMSAHGPDGETCTKAINAELAPAKIDNTMAFMFETSQVLRPSRFALDCPQLQNDYDACWASLPATFDPTRR; via the coding sequence ATGAACCTCGATTCAACGGCGCCAGCGCTGGCTTATCAGTCAGGCTTTGGCAACGAATTCAGCAGCGAAGCGTTGCCCGGCGCACTGCCCATCGGCCAGAACTCCCCGCAAAAAGCCCCTTACGGCCTGTACACCGAGCTGTTCTCCGGCACTGCGTTCACCATGGCCCGCAGCGAAGCACGCCGGACCTGGATGTACCGCATTCAGCCGTCGGCCAATCACCCGGCATTCGTCAAACTGGATCGGCAACTGGCCGGTGGTCCGTTGGGTGAAGTGACCCCCAATCGCCTGCGCTGGAACCCCTTGGACATTCCGACCGAGCCCACCGATTTCATCGACGGGCTGGTGAGCATGGCCGCCAATTCGGGCGCGGATAAACCGGCCGGGATCAGCATCTACAACTACCGCGCCAACCGTTCCATGGAGCGGGTGTTCTTCAACGCCGACGGCGAACTGCTGTTGGTACCGGAACTGGGCCGCCTGCGCATCGCCACCGAACTGGGCGTGCTGGAACTGGAGCCGCTGGAAATCGCCGTGTTGCCTCGCGGGCTGAAATTCCGCATCGAACTGCTCGATCCGCAAGCGCGGGGCTACGTGGCCGAAAACCACGGCGCGCCACTGCGCCTGCCGGACCTGGGGCCGATCGGCAGCAACGGCCTGGCCAACCCCCGCGACTTCCTGACCCCGGTGGCGCATTACGAAAACCTCAAGCAACCGACTACCCTGGTGCAGAAATTCCTCGGCCAGTTGTGGGGCTGCGAGCTCGATCATTCGCCGCTGAACGTGGTCGCCTGGCACGGCAATAACGTGCCGTACAAATATGATCTGCGTCGCTTCAACACCATTGGCACGGTGAGTTTCGATCACCCGGATCCGTCGATTTTCACCGTCCTGACCTCGCCGACCAGCGTGCACGGTCTGGCCAACCTCGACTTCGTGATCTTCCCGCCACGCTGGATGGTGGCCGAGAAAACCTTCCGTCCGCCGTGGTTCCACCGCAACCTGATGAACGAATACATGGGCCTGATCAAGGGCGAGTACGATGCCAAAGCCGAAGGTTTCGTGCCGGGCGGCGCCTCATTGCACAGCTGCATGAGTGCTCACGGCCCCGATGGCGAGACCTGCACCAAGGCGATCAACGCTGAACTGGCGCCGGCTAAAATCGACAACACCATGGCTTTCATGTTCGAGACCAGCCAGGTGCTGCGCCCGAGCCGGTTCGCCCTGGATTGCCCACAGCTGCAAAACGATTACGACGCCTGCTGGGCCTCGTTGCCCGCCACTTTCGACCCGACCCGGAGATAA